The following DNA comes from Mycobacterium sp. MS1601.
ACGGCCAGGGCTACCTGGATTCGACGGCCCGGTGTGCCTCGGTGGCCGACACGGTGGTGTTCGGCAGCACCTCGGCCTCGAGGGTGGCGATCTGCCGAACTGCAGATGGCCTGCAGTACCGCGGGGTCCGAGTGCGCGACGGTGCCCGACTGATCCTGCCCGCCAGCGGTTCCAACGGCACATACACGGCCACCCGGGACGGGGTCACCTACACCGTCACCTCCGCCGGCCTCGACATCACCAGCGGTTCGCGCACCCTGCGGTCGGAGGCCATGCTGGATTTCCACGGCAGCGCCACGCCGGATGCACCCTCGACGGCACCGACTGAACCCGCCGCTCCGGTCGACGACCGCCCGCCGTTACCCGCCGAGGTGGGCGGCAGCGGGAGCTGACGCCGACCGCGGCCACCTCCTCATAGCTTCCGATGGCAGCCGTTCCGGCACCGTCGCGCAACAGACTCGGGCCGGCCCACAGCCCAGGATGGATCTCCAGGCTGCGGGCATCGACCAGCTCGCCAGTGGTCAGTGCGGCCATCCTGCGCTGCCCCTCGGAACCGCTGGCCAGATATCGCTTGTGAGTGGCGCGGACCTGGTCGGCGGACAGTCCGGCGATCAGATCCTCGGCTTGCCACCACGCCTGCTCTGCAGTGGGCCGGGCCACGCTGTGCAGACGCAGGCCGTAACGCAGCGTGCGGCCGTACCTGGCGGCCGCCTCGCGGACGCGAGAGATTTTGTCTCTCACTTGATCTGGGGGCTCACCCCAGGTCAGATAGACGTCGGCGTGCCGGGCGGCCACCTCGATGGCCGCAGGTGACGACCCCCCGAAGTAGATCGTCGGGACCTGCTCGACGGGATAGGCGATCCTGGCGTCGGTCACGTCGTAGAACTCACCGCGGAAGGAGAACTCGGGGTTGTCCCAGATCCCGCGCACCACGGTGAGGAACTCCTCGGTGCGCCGGTACCGCGCCGACTTGTCCAGGTGGTCACCGTAGCGGCGCATCTCGTCATCGTCACCGCCGGTGACGACGTTGAGCGCCAACCGGTTTCCGGTGAATCGCTGATAGGTGCTGACCTGTGCGGCAGCCAGACCGGGCGACAGAACCCCGGGTCGGAAGGCCACCAGGTACTTCAACCGCTGCGTGTGCTGAGCCAGCGCTGCGGTGGCGATCCAGGAGTCCTCGCAGTGGGATCCGGTGGGAGTCAACACCGCCTCGAAACCGAAGTCCTCGGCGGTGCGGCCCAGTGCCGTCAGGGTCCCCAGTGACGGTTCCAGATGCGAGTGGGCCCGCGCCGCAGCTGTTCCCCTGTTGTCGGCGATGGTGGTGGTGTCGCCATGTGTCGGCAGGTACCAGTGGAACTTCAGGCTCATTATCCGATCTCCGACCATCCACGGCGGCAACCCTTTTCGCCGCCGAGGCCGAACATCGCGCCTGGCGCCCTTGAATCCCGTTCCATTGCAGTTTGTTTCATTGTTCGATCGACAGACTAGTGCCGCTCCGCAAGGACGCATCAACAATGGCCAAGGTCACGGTGCGCCATTTGGGCACCTCAGGGGCGTTCTGCGGGCGTCGCGGGCCGCCGCATTCAGATCAACACGATTTCTACTGTTCTCGGGCCTTGAAAGGTTGCGTACGTTGAGCAGCTGTCTGCCTGGACGGCCCTGCAACGACGCGCGGCGACATCCTTTCGAACCAGAGAGCTCCCATGATCGAGATCGAGAACCTGACCAAACGGTTCGGTGATCGCACTGTGCTTGACGACATTTCCTTATCGGTCGGCAGCGGTGAGATCCTCGCCGTAGTCGGCCCAAGCGGTGCAGGCAAGAGCACCCTCTCGCGATGTGTCAGCTTCCTGGAGCGTCCGAGCAGCGGCACCGTCCGAGTGGACGGCAAGGACTTCACCCGCATCGACGGAGCCGAACTGCTGGCCGCTCGCCGCAGTGTCGGCGTGATCTTCCAGTCCGCTCCACTACTGCGCCGTCGCACCGTCGCTCAGAACGTGGCGCTGCCGTTGGAGTACCTGCACGCCACCGACAACTCCGTCCAGAAGCGTGTCATCGAACTGCTGGACCGGGTAGGACTAACCGAGCGCAGCGGGTTCTATCCCGCCCAGCTCTCTGGGGGACAGAAGCAGCGCGTCGGTATCGCCAGGGCACTGGCTCTCGGACCGTCGAATCTGCTTTCCGACGAGGCGACCTCAGGGCTGGACCCGACCACCACCAAGCAGATCCTGGCGCTGCTGAGCCACCTACGAGACGAGTACGGGCTGTCCATCATCTTGATCACCCACGAGATGGAAGTGGTTCGTGAGATCGCAGACTCGGTGGCCCGCATCGACGAGGGCCGCATC
Coding sequences within:
- a CDS encoding LLM class flavin-dependent oxidoreductase, producing MSLKFHWYLPTHGDTTTIADNRGTAAARAHSHLEPSLGTLTALGRTAEDFGFEAVLTPTGSHCEDSWIATAALAQHTQRLKYLVAFRPGVLSPGLAAAQVSTYQRFTGNRLALNVVTGGDDDEMRRYGDHLDKSARYRRTEEFLTVVRGIWDNPEFSFRGEFYDVTDARIAYPVEQVPTIYFGGSSPAAIEVAARHADVYLTWGEPPDQVRDKISRVREAAARYGRTLRYGLRLHSVARPTAEQAWWQAEDLIAGLSADQVRATHKRYLASGSEGQRRMAALTTGELVDARSLEIHPGLWAGPSLLRDGAGTAAIGSYEEVAAVGVSSRCRPPRRVTAGGRRPERRVQSVPSRVHPAWRCRGNPAWPPTAGCANRW
- a CDS encoding methionine ABC transporter ATP-binding protein, yielding MIEIENLTKRFGDRTVLDDISLSVGSGEILAVVGPSGAGKSTLSRCVSFLERPSSGTVRVDGKDFTRIDGAELLAARRSVGVIFQSAPLLRRRTVAQNVALPLEYLHATDNSVQKRVIELLDRVGLTERSGFYPAQLSGGQKQRVGIARALALGPSNLLSDEATSGLDPTTTKQILALLSHLRDEYGLSIILITHEMEVVREIADSVARIDEGRIIESGSVEDVILDPTSLLAHELLPDRPSVPLQGDGEVWEVSYASRQVPLDWLTSIATAPGISDATVSVLSASVEAIRGIAVGRAVLSISPSAPSGFRDYLSDRGLHVRTTTAPVAEAVA